One window of the Diospyros lotus cultivar Yz01 chromosome 12, ASM1463336v1, whole genome shotgun sequence genome contains the following:
- the LOC127787536 gene encoding uncharacterized protein LOC127787536, which yields MERFLENMLTYVSREEPTRHTTTALERYRHLRPPVLKGRIGDNPSSTEYWLEQTEKLLQHLQCSEEEKVRCATYTLEEEVGRWWQSTEHSMIRSQQEREEEDEDAPVYTWAGFKEEFNAKYFPKSWKEERIWEFMRLKQTDEMSVNLYDNRFTQLIKYVPMYETDESQKAQKFISGLQVSLQQVLSGWDIDTYKEALHRALTIERNLTRVKIIKTEEGSKGSKSGNVTAQSKDDGKCPRCKKKHFGKKCIVKCYACSEEGHIGRNCPKIEGMPQVGYQGKVVCYNCGQPGYISRECPKKQKMEPSSGGAPNVRPGRVYNLTCEDAEADPTVIEGTLLFSNIPVHALIDPSATHSFVSHASVESLKLEPRKLGYQMLIATLMGSTLETAVGCQGCNLDMGGESFKINLAMLDIQDFDVIIGMDFLSTHEAKVDCKNKTVSLHKPSGEWISFQGQNSKRKHGVILQAMQSAKPETSKKNLELESVRVVNEYPEVFPEDLPGLPPPREIEFSIDLVPSTQPISIPPYKMAPVEMRELKEQLQDSIDKGFIRPSASPWGAPILFVKKKDGTLRMCTDYRQLNKVTIKNKYPLPRIEELFDQLQGARIFSKIDLRSGYYQMKIKPEDVPKTAFRSRYGHYEYLVMPFGLTNAPAAFMDLMNRTFRPFLDKFVIVFIDDILIYSANEKEHEDHLRIVM from the coding sequence ATGGAGCGATTTTTAGAGAACATGCTGACATACGTGAGTCGAGAGGAGCCTACTCGGCACACGACCACGGCATTGGAGCGATACCGACACTTGAGACCCCCTGTGTTAAAAGGAAGGATTGGTGACAATCCTAGCTCAACCGAGTACTGGCTTGAGCAGACAGAGAAACTACTTCAACACCTACAGTGCAGTGAAGAGGAGAAAGTAAGGTGTGCAACTTATACgttggaagaagaagtaggTCGGTGGTGGCAATCTACCGAGCATTCGATGATAAGATCTCAACAAGAacgcgaggaagaagatgaagatgcgcCAGTATATACCTGGGCGGGATTCAAGGAAGAGTTTAACGCCAAGTATTTTCCCAAAAgctggaaggaagaaagaatctgGGAGTTTATGAGACTCAAGCAGACTGACGAGATGTCTGTGAATCTATACGACAACCGATTCACTCAATTGATTAAGTACGTGCCTATGTACGAAACCGACGAAAGTCAGAAGGCACAGAAGTTTATTTCAGGATTGCAAGTAAGTCTTCAGCAAGTGTTAAGCGGATGGGACATTGACACTTACAAGGAAGCATTACATCGAGCTCTGACTATTGAAAGAAACCTGACGAGGGTGAAAATAATCAAGACTGAAGAAGGGAGCAAGGGTAGTAAGTCGGGAAATGTAACAGCTCAATCTAAGGATGATGGGAAGTGCCCTCGGTGTAAGAAGAAGCACTTTGGAAAAAAATGCATCGTGAAATGCTATGCTTGCAGCGAAGAAGGCCACATTGGAAGAAATTGCCCAAAGATCGAAGGAATGCCCCAAGTCGGGTACCAGGGAAAAGTGGTGTGCTATAACTGCGGACAACCAGGGTATATCTCGCGAGAGTGCCCAAAGAAACAAAAGATGGAGCCGTCAAGTGGAGGAGCACCGAATGTTCGTCCTGGCCGGGTGTACAATTTAACTTGTGAGGATGCTGAGGCCGATCCTACAGTAATTGAAGGTACACTACTCTTTTCAAACATTCCAGTTCATGCTTTAATAGACCCGAGTGCTACGCATTCGTTTGTTTCGCATGCATCAGTAGAAAGTCTAAAGCTAGAACCTAGGAAGTTAGGTTATCAAATGTTAATAGCTACACTTATGGGTTCAACCTTAGAGACAGCAGTGGGATGTCAGGGTTGCAATCTGGATATGGGAGGGGAAAGTTTCAAGATAAACTTAGCCATGTTAGATATTCAAGATTTCGATGTAATCATAGGAATGGATTTCCTATCGACACATGAAGCTAAAGTGGATTGCAAGAATAAGACAGTGAGCTTACATAAACCTAGTGGGGAATGGATTTCGTTCCAAGGCCAGAATAGTAAAAGAAAGCATGGCGTGATTCTGCAAGCAATGCAATCAGCCAAACCGGAGACAAGCAAGAAGAATCTCGAATTAGAGTCGGTGAGGGTCGTGAATGAGTACCCTGAGGTCTTTCCTGAAGACTTACCAGGATTACCACCCCCtagagaaattgaattttcaataGATCTTGTACCCAGTACGCAACCTATATCCATACCTCCATACAAGATGGCCCCAGTTGAAATGAGGGAATTAAAGGAGCAATTGCAGGACTCGATCGACAAAGGATTTATCAGACCTAGTGCGTCACCTTGGGGAGCTCCGATTCTGTtcgtaaagaagaaagatggtactTTGCGGATGTGTACCGATTATCGGCAGTTGAATAAGGTAActataaagaacaagtatccgtTGCCTAGGATTGAAGAATTGTTTGATCAACTTCAAGGAGCTAGGATATTTTCTAAGATAGACCTTCGATCAGGATACTATCAGATGAAGATCAAACCAGAAGATGTACCCAAGACTGCTTTTAGATCACGGTATGGTCACTACGAATATTTAGTGATGCCGtttggattaactaatgcaCCTGCTGCATTTATGGACTTAATGAACCGAACTTTTAGACCCTTCTTGGACAAGTTCGTAATAGTTTTcatagatgatattttgatatactctGCCAATGAAAAAGAACACGAGGATCATTTGAGGATAGTTATGTAG